A window of the Bradysia coprophila strain Holo2 chromosome X unlocalized genomic scaffold, BU_Bcop_v1 contig_128, whole genome shotgun sequence genome harbors these coding sequences:
- the LOC119067744 gene encoding uncharacterized protein LOC119067744 → MEKQIKLTCSIASSEDESSVQNEIGKSGNSLIELKLEVADKYWKYWLDGINFLDRVLRNCPKLQTLCISSDISPNLLFGIVCNTQQQLKHLTICSKRHRNDGEERVKKSEAVDLSSGLKRLQSFDVQGVDWNRTIICNFLRKAKKLKHFACEIIGTDFNLDEDFLDDFKLSEAEEQEQMLHELIAEEIYCDTYEGEADFWGQE, encoded by the exons AtggaaaaacaaatcaaacttACCTGTTCAATTGCATCTTCTGAAGATGAGAGCAGTGTGCAAAATGAAATCGGCAAAAGTGGAAACagtttaattgaattgaaattagaAGTGGCCGATAAATATTGGAAATATTGGCTTGATGGCATCAATTTCTTGGATCGCGTATTACGAAATTGCCCGAAATTGCAGACGCTGTGCATTTCAAGCGACATTTCTCCAAATTTATTGTTCGGCATCGTCTGTAATACTCAGCAACAGTTGAAACACCTAACAATTTGCAGTAAACGTCATCGTAATGATGGTGAAGAACGTGTGAAAAAATCGGAAGCCGTTGACCTATCAAGTGGATTGAAACGACTGCAATCATTCGATGTGCAAGGTGTAGACTGGAACCGCACAATCATCTGTAACTTTCTtcgaaaagcgaaaaaattaaaacattttgcatgTGAAATCATAGGCACTGATTTCAACTTGGATGAAGACTTTTTGGATGACTTCAAATTGAGTGAGGCCGAAGAACAGGAGCAAATGTTACACGAGTTGATTGCTGAGGAG ATTTACTGTGACACATATGAAGGCGAGGCTGACTTTTGGGGCCAAGAATGa